One Hevea brasiliensis isolate MT/VB/25A 57/8 chromosome 5, ASM3005281v1, whole genome shotgun sequence genomic region harbors:
- the LOC110665886 gene encoding gamma carbonic anhydrase 1, mitochondrial: MGTLGRAIYTVGFWIRETGQALDRLGCRLQGNYYFQEQLSRHRTLMNIFDKAPAVDKDAFVAPSASIIGDVQVGRGSSIWYGCVLRGDVNSISVGAGTNIQDNSLVHVAKSNLNGKVLPTIIGDNVTIGHSAVLHGCIVEDEAFVGMGAMLLDGVVVEKHGMVAAGALVRQNARIPAGEVWGGNPAKFLRKLTDEEIAFISQSATNYSNLAQVHAAENAKPFDEIEFEKVLRKKFARRDEEYDSMLGVVRETPPELILPDNVLPDKAPRAK, translated from the exons ATGGGGACCCTTGGCAGAGCCATATACACCGTCGGATTCTGGATTCGCGAGACCGGTCAGGCCCTTGATCGCCTTGGTTGCCGCCTCCAAGGCAACTACTACTTCCAGGAGCAGC TGTCAAGACATCGAACTCTCATGAACATATTTGACAAAGCCCCTGCGGTTGATAAGGATGCATTTGTAGCCCCCAGTGCCTCTATCATTGGGGATGTTCAAGTTGGAAGGGGGTCATCTATTTGGTACGGTTGTGTTTTGAGAG GTGATGTGAACAGCATTAGCGTTGGAGCTGGAACTAATATACAAGACAATTCCCTTGTGCATGTGGCAAAATCTAATCTAAATGGGAAAGTGCTACCAACTATAATTGGAGACAATGTTACTATAG GACATAGTGCCGTTTTACATGGCTGTATTGTTGAGGATGAAGCTTTTGTTGGCATGGGAGCAATGCTTCTTGATGGTGTTGTTGTCGAGAAACATGGCATGGTTGCTGCTGGAGCCCTTGTGAGACAAAACGCTAGGATTCCTGCAGGAGAG GTGTGGGGAGGCAATCCAGCAAAGTTTCTGAGAAAGCTAACTGATGAAGAGATTGCCTTTATTTCACAGTCAGCCACCAATTATTCCAATCTTGCACAGGTTCATGCTGCTGAGAATGCTAAGCCTTTTGATGAAATTGAGTTTGAGAAGGTACTTCGCAAGAAATTTGCCCGTCGCGATGAAGAGTATGACTCAATGCTGGGTGTGGTTCGGGAAACTCCTCCTGAGCTTATACTTCCAGATAATGTCCTACCAGATAAAGCACCCAGGGCAAAATGA